A genomic segment from Betaproteobacteria bacterium encodes:
- a CDS encoding restriction endonuclease subunit S: protein MEGRRGEIRPLGDVAPLNYGKALKATDRKEGKVPVYGSSGIVGTHSTALAECGAIVVGRKGNVGSLFFSPVPCFPIDTVFYILPEQASYRLFLALHQLNFISSDAAAGPE, encoded by the coding sequence GCAGGGGGGAGATCAGACCTCTTGGGGATGTCGCACCACTGAATTACGGCAAGGCCCTGAAAGCCACCGACCGCAAGGAAGGCAAGGTGCCCGTCTACGGTTCGAGTGGCATCGTCGGGACGCATAGCACGGCACTGGCTGAATGTGGTGCCATCGTCGTTGGTCGGAAAGGCAACGTTGGCAGCCTATTCTTCTCACCTGTGCCATGTTTCCCGATTGACACTGTCTTCTACATCTTGCCCGAGCAAGCATCCTATCGGCTATTTCTCGCGCTGCATCAGCTGAACTTCATCAGCAGCGATGCCGCTGCTGGGCCTGAATAG